One window of Mixophyes fleayi isolate aMixFle1 chromosome 3, aMixFle1.hap1, whole genome shotgun sequence genomic DNA carries:
- the AGBL5 gene encoding cytosolic carboxypeptidase-like protein 5 isoform X1 has product MEIRCGGLLFSSKFDSGNLARVEKVERPDGEGDAHNSNGGTGSSSSPDYEVNVWTRPDCAETEYENGNRSWFYFSVRGGAPGKLIKMNIMNMNKQSKLYAQGMAPFVRTVPIRSRWERVRDRPTFQMVENQFILSFTHRFLECRGATTYFAFCFPFSYEESQEMLAGLDDRFTDCRNMSPGSCPPDSIYYQRELLCHSLERLRVDLLTISSCHDMTEEREPRLDNLFPDQSNPRPYRFSRKRVFFLSSRVHPGETPSSFVFNGFLEFILRQDDPRAAMLRRMFVFKLIPMLNPDGVMRGHYRTDTRGVNLNRQYLNPDFELHPSVYGAKSVLLYHHVHNRTSPLDPRWRNSVSVSPSTLRPKSTNCSPSQSPPEDSLSDMEKTNNLLNSLDREGPYISTPGLPQKASVLPGYEDFFRDQEVWVSGADLKAKLEEQGENRCNGGQATELTPSIPPQESGIAFYVDLHGHASKRGCFMYGNYFTEEENQVENMLYPKLISLSSAHFDFTGCNFSEKNMYAKDKRDGQSKEGSGRVAIHKATGIIHSYTLECNYNTGRCVNTIPAACHDNGRASPPPPPAFPPKYTTNIFQQVGRAVAIAALDLEENNPWPRLIMSEYNSLSNLRAWMLKHVRNNKAVIGGGSKKKGTKTPPKACNSLLENSVTRMRSYSNGTTSSSSQQNSPQTKPSPSFTFVCASSSQSPPKGGHRLLGPVRETRAQEKRRQHHQSLLRATVHSPTNSLAPQTSTLISRRCPRTSLNQKPSCSLPVSLSMSGSGFNNMSSTNKTKSSVQGKKGVRDGDPSALHIQPDAGIALLQNLQKRSNGFNAPEYSRSLESFVVRPSRIPVRRNGLLHSQSLLRDTNERESPILRVWKYTTEQALKHCALTDLAAVTSSLTVCSVPLLRSKTEEPLFICEQTKEIVDQSFPAVSSEKAHLSSYQSVLSFCAEG; this is encoded by the exons ATGGAAATCCGCTGTGGAGGGTTACTCTTCAGCTCCAAGTTTGACTCTGGGAATTTGGCTCGGGTGGAGAAGGTGGAAAGGCCAGATGGAGAAGGGGACGCCCACAACAGCAATGGCGGAACCGGCTCCTCATCCAGCCCAGACTACGAGGTCAATGTGTGGACCAGGCCAGACTGTGCGGAGACAGAGTACGAAAATGGGAATAG GTCCTGGTTTTATTTCAGTGTACGCGGAGGAGCTCCAGGAAAGCTCATTAAGATGAACATAATGAACATGAACAAGCAGAGCAAGCTGTATGCCCAGGGCATGGCTCCATTTGTCCGCACCGTCCCCATCCGATCTCGCTGGGAGCGCGTCCGGGACCGCCCCACCTTCCAG ATGGTGGAGAACCAGTTCATCCTGTCCTTCACCCATCGCTTCCTTGAGTGCCGCGGGGCCACCACCTATTTTGCCTTCTGCTTCCCTTTTTCATACGAGGAAAGTCAGGAGATGCTGGCGGGACTGGACGACCGCTTCACGGACTGCAGAAACATGTCTCCCGGCAG CTGTCCCCCGGACTCCATTTATTACCAGCGAGAGTTGTTGTGTCACTCCCTGGAGAGGCTCCGTGTGGACCTTCTCACCATCAGCTCCTGCCATGATATGACGGAGGAACGTGAGCCCCGCCTGGACAACCTATTCCCAGACCAGTCCAACCCCCGCCCTTACCGCTTCAGCAGGAAACGG GTGTTCTTCCTGAGCAGCCGCGTCCACCCGGGAGAGACCCCGTCCAGTTTTGTGTTCAACGGTTTCCTGGAGTTTATCCTGAGGCAGGACGACCCCCGAGCCGCCATGCTGAGACGTATGTTTGTTTTTAAGCTCATACCGATGCTGAACCCTGATGGCGTGATGCGGGGACATTACAG AACAGATACCAGAGGTGTCAATTTAAATCGACAATATCTTAACCCAGACTTTGAACTTCACCCATCAGTCTATGGAGCTAAATCCGTTCTCCTTTACCACCATGTTCATAACCGTACCTCTCCTCTTGATCCCCGCTGGAGGAATTCTGTGTCTGTCTCACCCTCCACTCTCCGGCCAAAGTCCACAAATTGTTCCCCGTCACAGTCTCCCCCGGAGGACTCTTTGTCCGATATGGAGAAGACAAACAACCTGTTGAACAGTTTGGATAGAGAAGGTCCATACATCTCAACTCCAGGCCTCCCACAAAAGGCCAGCGTCTTGCCTGGGTACGAGGACTTCTTCAGGGACCAGGAGGTTTGGGTATCGGGGGCGGATCTTAAGGCTAAATTGGAAGAACAGGGTGAGAATCGGTGCAACGGTGGTCAGGCCACGGAGCTCACACCTTCCATCCCCCCTCAGGAAAGTGGCATTGCCTTCTATGTGGACTTACACGGTCATGCCTCCAAGAGAGGCTGCTTCATGTAtggaaactacttcacagaagaGGAGAACCAG GTGGAGAACATGCTGTACCCCAAGCTCATCTCCCTGAGCTCTGCACACTTTGATTTCACTGGGTGCAATTTCTCCGAGAAGAACATGTACGCAAAGGACAAGAGAGACGGCCAGTCCAAGGAGGGTAGTGGACGGGTGGCCATACACAAAGCCACAGGGATCATCCACAG TTACACCCTGGAGTGTAATTACAACACTGGCCGCTGCGTTAACACCATCCCTGCGGCGTGCCACGACAATGGGCGAGccagcccccctcctccccctgctTTCCCACCCAAGTACACCACTAATATATTCCAGCAG GTTGGAAGAGCTGTTGCCATTGCAGCGCTGGATTTGGAAGAGAACAACCCATGGCCCCGACTTATCATGTCCGAGTACAACAGTCTTTCCAACTTGCGGGCATGGATGCTGAAGCATGTACGTAACAACAAAGCTGTCATCGGCGGGGGGTCCAAGAAGAAGGGCACGAAGACCCCACCCAAAGCTTGCAA CTCATTATTGGAGAACAGTGTAACGAGGATGAGGAGTTACAGCAATGgtaccaccagcagcagcagccaacAGAATTCCCCCCAGACCAAGCCCTCCCCCAGCTTCACCTTTGTGTGTGCCAGTAGCAGCCAGAGTCCACCGAAAGGCGGCCACAGGCTCCTGGGACCAGTGAGAG AAACAAGAGCTCAGGAGAAAAGACGTCAGCATCATCAGTCATTACTACGTGCCACCGTCCACAGTCCAACCAATTCTCTGGCACCTCAAACCTCGACCCTCATCAGCCGCAGATGTCCACGGACTTCTTTGAATCAGAAGCCATCTTGTTCCCTTCCAGTGTCGCTCAGCATGTCAG GTAGTGGCTTCAATAACATGTCCTCCACCAACAAGACAAAGAGTTCAGTACAAGGGAAGAAAGGTGTGCGGGACGGCGACCCCAGCGCGCTGCACATCCAGCCTGACGCCGGGATTGCGTTACTACAG aATTTGCAAAAAAGAAGTAATGGCTTTAATGCTCCTGAGTATTCCAG GTCTTTGGAAAGCTTTGTCGTCCGTCCCAGCCGGATCCCAGTCAGGAGGAATGGTCTCCTGCACTCTCAGAGTCTTCTGCGTGATACGAACGAGCGGGAGTCTCCCATTCTCAGAGTGTGGAAGTACACCACGGAGCAGGCCCTGAAACACTGCGCTCTCACAG ATCTGGCAGCGGTGACATCCAGCCTAACCGTGTGCTCTGTGCCGCTCCTTAGATCCAAGACGGAGGAGCCGCTCTTCATTTGTGAGCAAACCAAAGAGATTGTTGACCAG
- the AGBL5 gene encoding cytosolic carboxypeptidase-like protein 5 isoform X2 — MEIRCGGLLFSSKFDSGNLARVEKVERPDGEGDAHNSNGGTGSSSSPDYEVNVWTRPDCAETEYENGNRSWFYFSVRGGAPGKLIKMNIMNMNKQSKLYAQGMAPFVRTVPIRSRWERVRDRPTFQMVENQFILSFTHRFLECRGATTYFAFCFPFSYEESQEMLAGLDDRFTDCRNMSPGSCPPDSIYYQRELLCHSLERLRVDLLTISSCHDMTEEREPRLDNLFPDQSNPRPYRFSRKRVFFLSSRVHPGETPSSFVFNGFLEFILRQDDPRAAMLRRMFVFKLIPMLNPDGVMRGHYRTDTRGVNLNRQYLNPDFELHPSVYGAKSVLLYHHVHNRTSPLDPRWRNSVSVSPSTLRPKSTNCSPSQSPPEDSLSDMEKTNNLLNSLDREGPYISTPGLPQKASVLPGYEDFFRDQEVWVSGADLKAKLEEQGENRCNGGQATELTPSIPPQESGIAFYVDLHGHASKRGCFMYGNYFTEEENQVENMLYPKLISLSSAHFDFTGCNFSEKNMYAKDKRDGQSKEGSGRVAIHKATGIIHSYTLECNYNTGRCVNTIPAACHDNGRASPPPPPAFPPKYTTNIFQQVGRAVAIAALDLEENNPWPRLIMSEYNSLSNLRAWMLKHVRNNKAVIGGGSKKKGTKTPPKACNSLLENSVTRMRSYSNGTTSSSSQQNSPQTKPSPSFTFVCASSSQSPPKGGHRLLGPVRETRAQEKRRQHHQSLLRATVHSPTNSLAPQTSTLISRRCPRTSLNQKPSCSLPVSLSMSGSGFNNMSSTNKTKSSVQGKKGVRDGDPSALHIQPDAGIALLQNLQKRSNGFNAPEYSRSLESFVVRPSRIPVRRNGLLHSQSLLRDTNERESPILRVWKYTTEQALKHCALTDPRRRSRSSFVSKPKRLLTRVSQQSHPRRLTSPRTRASCPSVPRAEDHVCRL; from the exons ATGGAAATCCGCTGTGGAGGGTTACTCTTCAGCTCCAAGTTTGACTCTGGGAATTTGGCTCGGGTGGAGAAGGTGGAAAGGCCAGATGGAGAAGGGGACGCCCACAACAGCAATGGCGGAACCGGCTCCTCATCCAGCCCAGACTACGAGGTCAATGTGTGGACCAGGCCAGACTGTGCGGAGACAGAGTACGAAAATGGGAATAG GTCCTGGTTTTATTTCAGTGTACGCGGAGGAGCTCCAGGAAAGCTCATTAAGATGAACATAATGAACATGAACAAGCAGAGCAAGCTGTATGCCCAGGGCATGGCTCCATTTGTCCGCACCGTCCCCATCCGATCTCGCTGGGAGCGCGTCCGGGACCGCCCCACCTTCCAG ATGGTGGAGAACCAGTTCATCCTGTCCTTCACCCATCGCTTCCTTGAGTGCCGCGGGGCCACCACCTATTTTGCCTTCTGCTTCCCTTTTTCATACGAGGAAAGTCAGGAGATGCTGGCGGGACTGGACGACCGCTTCACGGACTGCAGAAACATGTCTCCCGGCAG CTGTCCCCCGGACTCCATTTATTACCAGCGAGAGTTGTTGTGTCACTCCCTGGAGAGGCTCCGTGTGGACCTTCTCACCATCAGCTCCTGCCATGATATGACGGAGGAACGTGAGCCCCGCCTGGACAACCTATTCCCAGACCAGTCCAACCCCCGCCCTTACCGCTTCAGCAGGAAACGG GTGTTCTTCCTGAGCAGCCGCGTCCACCCGGGAGAGACCCCGTCCAGTTTTGTGTTCAACGGTTTCCTGGAGTTTATCCTGAGGCAGGACGACCCCCGAGCCGCCATGCTGAGACGTATGTTTGTTTTTAAGCTCATACCGATGCTGAACCCTGATGGCGTGATGCGGGGACATTACAG AACAGATACCAGAGGTGTCAATTTAAATCGACAATATCTTAACCCAGACTTTGAACTTCACCCATCAGTCTATGGAGCTAAATCCGTTCTCCTTTACCACCATGTTCATAACCGTACCTCTCCTCTTGATCCCCGCTGGAGGAATTCTGTGTCTGTCTCACCCTCCACTCTCCGGCCAAAGTCCACAAATTGTTCCCCGTCACAGTCTCCCCCGGAGGACTCTTTGTCCGATATGGAGAAGACAAACAACCTGTTGAACAGTTTGGATAGAGAAGGTCCATACATCTCAACTCCAGGCCTCCCACAAAAGGCCAGCGTCTTGCCTGGGTACGAGGACTTCTTCAGGGACCAGGAGGTTTGGGTATCGGGGGCGGATCTTAAGGCTAAATTGGAAGAACAGGGTGAGAATCGGTGCAACGGTGGTCAGGCCACGGAGCTCACACCTTCCATCCCCCCTCAGGAAAGTGGCATTGCCTTCTATGTGGACTTACACGGTCATGCCTCCAAGAGAGGCTGCTTCATGTAtggaaactacttcacagaagaGGAGAACCAG GTGGAGAACATGCTGTACCCCAAGCTCATCTCCCTGAGCTCTGCACACTTTGATTTCACTGGGTGCAATTTCTCCGAGAAGAACATGTACGCAAAGGACAAGAGAGACGGCCAGTCCAAGGAGGGTAGTGGACGGGTGGCCATACACAAAGCCACAGGGATCATCCACAG TTACACCCTGGAGTGTAATTACAACACTGGCCGCTGCGTTAACACCATCCCTGCGGCGTGCCACGACAATGGGCGAGccagcccccctcctccccctgctTTCCCACCCAAGTACACCACTAATATATTCCAGCAG GTTGGAAGAGCTGTTGCCATTGCAGCGCTGGATTTGGAAGAGAACAACCCATGGCCCCGACTTATCATGTCCGAGTACAACAGTCTTTCCAACTTGCGGGCATGGATGCTGAAGCATGTACGTAACAACAAAGCTGTCATCGGCGGGGGGTCCAAGAAGAAGGGCACGAAGACCCCACCCAAAGCTTGCAA CTCATTATTGGAGAACAGTGTAACGAGGATGAGGAGTTACAGCAATGgtaccaccagcagcagcagccaacAGAATTCCCCCCAGACCAAGCCCTCCCCCAGCTTCACCTTTGTGTGTGCCAGTAGCAGCCAGAGTCCACCGAAAGGCGGCCACAGGCTCCTGGGACCAGTGAGAG AAACAAGAGCTCAGGAGAAAAGACGTCAGCATCATCAGTCATTACTACGTGCCACCGTCCACAGTCCAACCAATTCTCTGGCACCTCAAACCTCGACCCTCATCAGCCGCAGATGTCCACGGACTTCTTTGAATCAGAAGCCATCTTGTTCCCTTCCAGTGTCGCTCAGCATGTCAG GTAGTGGCTTCAATAACATGTCCTCCACCAACAAGACAAAGAGTTCAGTACAAGGGAAGAAAGGTGTGCGGGACGGCGACCCCAGCGCGCTGCACATCCAGCCTGACGCCGGGATTGCGTTACTACAG aATTTGCAAAAAAGAAGTAATGGCTTTAATGCTCCTGAGTATTCCAG GTCTTTGGAAAGCTTTGTCGTCCGTCCCAGCCGGATCCCAGTCAGGAGGAATGGTCTCCTGCACTCTCAGAGTCTTCTGCGTGATACGAACGAGCGGGAGTCTCCCATTCTCAGAGTGTGGAAGTACACCACGGAGCAGGCCCTGAAACACTGCGCTCTCACAG ATCCAAGACGGAGGAGCCGCTCTTCATTTGTGAGCAAACCAAAGAGATTGTTGACCAG
- the AGBL5 gene encoding cytosolic carboxypeptidase-like protein 5 isoform X3, giving the protein MEIRCGGLLFSSKFDSGNLARVEKVERPDGEGDAHNSNGGTGSSSSPDYEVNVWTRPDCAETEYENGNRSWFYFSVRGGAPGKLIKMNIMNMNKQSKLYAQGMAPFVRTVPIRSRWERVRDRPTFQMVENQFILSFTHRFLECRGATTYFAFCFPFSYEESQEMLAGLDDRFTDCRNMSPGSCPPDSIYYQRELLCHSLERLRVDLLTISSCHDMTEEREPRLDNLFPDQSNPRPYRFSRKRVFFLSSRVHPGETPSSFVFNGFLEFILRQDDPRAAMLRRMFVFKLIPMLNPDGVMRGHYRTDTRGVNLNRQYLNPDFELHPSVYGAKSVLLYHHVHNRTSPLDPRWRNSVSVSPSTLRPKSTNCSPSQSPPEDSLSDMEKTNNLLNSLDREGPYISTPGLPQKASVLPGYEDFFRDQEVWVSGADLKAKLEEQGENRCNGGQATELTPSIPPQESGIAFYVDLHGHASKRGCFMYGNYFTEEENQVENMLYPKLISLSSAHFDFTGCNFSEKNMYAKDKRDGQSKEGSGRVAIHKATGIIHSYTLECNYNTGRCVNTIPAACHDNGRASPPPPPAFPPKYTTNIFQQVGRAVAIAALDLEENNPWPRLIMSEYNSLSNLRAWMLKHVRNNKAVIGGGSKKKGTKTPPKACNSLLENSVTRMRSYSNGTTSSSSQQNSPQTKPSPSFTFVCASSSQSPPKGGHRLLGPVRGSGFNNMSSTNKTKSSVQGKKGVRDGDPSALHIQPDAGIALLQNLQKRSNGFNAPEYSRSLESFVVRPSRIPVRRNGLLHSQSLLRDTNERESPILRVWKYTTEQALKHCALTDLAAVTSSLTVCSVPLLRSKTEEPLFICEQTKEIVDQSFPAVSSEKAHLSSYQSVLSFCAEG; this is encoded by the exons ATGGAAATCCGCTGTGGAGGGTTACTCTTCAGCTCCAAGTTTGACTCTGGGAATTTGGCTCGGGTGGAGAAGGTGGAAAGGCCAGATGGAGAAGGGGACGCCCACAACAGCAATGGCGGAACCGGCTCCTCATCCAGCCCAGACTACGAGGTCAATGTGTGGACCAGGCCAGACTGTGCGGAGACAGAGTACGAAAATGGGAATAG GTCCTGGTTTTATTTCAGTGTACGCGGAGGAGCTCCAGGAAAGCTCATTAAGATGAACATAATGAACATGAACAAGCAGAGCAAGCTGTATGCCCAGGGCATGGCTCCATTTGTCCGCACCGTCCCCATCCGATCTCGCTGGGAGCGCGTCCGGGACCGCCCCACCTTCCAG ATGGTGGAGAACCAGTTCATCCTGTCCTTCACCCATCGCTTCCTTGAGTGCCGCGGGGCCACCACCTATTTTGCCTTCTGCTTCCCTTTTTCATACGAGGAAAGTCAGGAGATGCTGGCGGGACTGGACGACCGCTTCACGGACTGCAGAAACATGTCTCCCGGCAG CTGTCCCCCGGACTCCATTTATTACCAGCGAGAGTTGTTGTGTCACTCCCTGGAGAGGCTCCGTGTGGACCTTCTCACCATCAGCTCCTGCCATGATATGACGGAGGAACGTGAGCCCCGCCTGGACAACCTATTCCCAGACCAGTCCAACCCCCGCCCTTACCGCTTCAGCAGGAAACGG GTGTTCTTCCTGAGCAGCCGCGTCCACCCGGGAGAGACCCCGTCCAGTTTTGTGTTCAACGGTTTCCTGGAGTTTATCCTGAGGCAGGACGACCCCCGAGCCGCCATGCTGAGACGTATGTTTGTTTTTAAGCTCATACCGATGCTGAACCCTGATGGCGTGATGCGGGGACATTACAG AACAGATACCAGAGGTGTCAATTTAAATCGACAATATCTTAACCCAGACTTTGAACTTCACCCATCAGTCTATGGAGCTAAATCCGTTCTCCTTTACCACCATGTTCATAACCGTACCTCTCCTCTTGATCCCCGCTGGAGGAATTCTGTGTCTGTCTCACCCTCCACTCTCCGGCCAAAGTCCACAAATTGTTCCCCGTCACAGTCTCCCCCGGAGGACTCTTTGTCCGATATGGAGAAGACAAACAACCTGTTGAACAGTTTGGATAGAGAAGGTCCATACATCTCAACTCCAGGCCTCCCACAAAAGGCCAGCGTCTTGCCTGGGTACGAGGACTTCTTCAGGGACCAGGAGGTTTGGGTATCGGGGGCGGATCTTAAGGCTAAATTGGAAGAACAGGGTGAGAATCGGTGCAACGGTGGTCAGGCCACGGAGCTCACACCTTCCATCCCCCCTCAGGAAAGTGGCATTGCCTTCTATGTGGACTTACACGGTCATGCCTCCAAGAGAGGCTGCTTCATGTAtggaaactacttcacagaagaGGAGAACCAG GTGGAGAACATGCTGTACCCCAAGCTCATCTCCCTGAGCTCTGCACACTTTGATTTCACTGGGTGCAATTTCTCCGAGAAGAACATGTACGCAAAGGACAAGAGAGACGGCCAGTCCAAGGAGGGTAGTGGACGGGTGGCCATACACAAAGCCACAGGGATCATCCACAG TTACACCCTGGAGTGTAATTACAACACTGGCCGCTGCGTTAACACCATCCCTGCGGCGTGCCACGACAATGGGCGAGccagcccccctcctccccctgctTTCCCACCCAAGTACACCACTAATATATTCCAGCAG GTTGGAAGAGCTGTTGCCATTGCAGCGCTGGATTTGGAAGAGAACAACCCATGGCCCCGACTTATCATGTCCGAGTACAACAGTCTTTCCAACTTGCGGGCATGGATGCTGAAGCATGTACGTAACAACAAAGCTGTCATCGGCGGGGGGTCCAAGAAGAAGGGCACGAAGACCCCACCCAAAGCTTGCAA CTCATTATTGGAGAACAGTGTAACGAGGATGAGGAGTTACAGCAATGgtaccaccagcagcagcagccaacAGAATTCCCCCCAGACCAAGCCCTCCCCCAGCTTCACCTTTGTGTGTGCCAGTAGCAGCCAGAGTCCACCGAAAGGCGGCCACAGGCTCCTGGGACCAGTGAGAG GTAGTGGCTTCAATAACATGTCCTCCACCAACAAGACAAAGAGTTCAGTACAAGGGAAGAAAGGTGTGCGGGACGGCGACCCCAGCGCGCTGCACATCCAGCCTGACGCCGGGATTGCGTTACTACAG aATTTGCAAAAAAGAAGTAATGGCTTTAATGCTCCTGAGTATTCCAG GTCTTTGGAAAGCTTTGTCGTCCGTCCCAGCCGGATCCCAGTCAGGAGGAATGGTCTCCTGCACTCTCAGAGTCTTCTGCGTGATACGAACGAGCGGGAGTCTCCCATTCTCAGAGTGTGGAAGTACACCACGGAGCAGGCCCTGAAACACTGCGCTCTCACAG ATCTGGCAGCGGTGACATCCAGCCTAACCGTGTGCTCTGTGCCGCTCCTTAGATCCAAGACGGAGGAGCCGCTCTTCATTTGTGAGCAAACCAAAGAGATTGTTGACCAG